Genomic segment of Pacificitalea manganoxidans:
GACGGATTCTTGGATGCCTTCCCAGATCATCTTGGGCAACGTTTCCACGCGGCGCACGGTGAGGAACAGCACGCCGACGATCTCATCGAAGCTGACGATGAAGGCAAAGATCGCGCCCGTGATCATCCCGGGGCGGATCGACGGCAGGATCACCGTTCGGATCGTCATGCCAAGGGACGCGCCAAGGTTGCGCGCCGCTTGCGGAATGCGCCGGTCGAGATTGGCCAAGGCTGCAAAGACGGAGATCGTCACATAGGGCAGCGCCAGCAACGTATGAGCAAGGATCACACCGAAATGCGTATCGATCAGGCCAAGCGTGACCCAGAATTTGTAAAAGCCCAGAGACTGAACCACAGGCGGCACCAGAATAGGCACGATCATCACCCACCGGGCGATCATCGCGGCGCGATCCGAAAGGAACCAGCAGCCGATGCAGAAAGCCGTGCCCAATGCTGTCGAGGCCGCCGCGACGACTCCCCCGATCCAGATGCTTGTCCATGTCGCCCGCAGCCATTCAGGTGAGCGCAGGAAGGTGTCGAAATGCTGAAGCGACAGATGCTCTTTGGGCAGGCCGATAAAGGTTGTGTCGGTCAGCGAAACCGGGATCACCACGAGGATCGGTAAAACGAGGAAGGCCAAAATCGCCCAGCTTCCGGTGGAGAAAAACAGACGGAGAGGGGACCGGGTCATCAGTTGCGCTCCAGAAAAGTCTTGCGCAGGTTCACGAAACGGCTCGCGGCAAGAAGGACAACGGCGGTGGCGCCAAGCAGCGCGACCGAAAGCGCGGCCCCAAGACCCCAGTTGAGGAATTCCTGAATCTGGTAGGTGATATATTCGGAGATCATCATTACGCGGCCCCCGCCCAGGAGCGCGGGCGTGATGTAGAAGCCAAGCGAGAGCACAAAGACCAGCAAACCCCCTGAAAAAACACCGGGCAGCGTTTGCGGAAAATAGACCTCGCGGAAGGCGCGCCACTCGCTGGCCCCCAGTCCCCGCGCCGCCTTCATGTAGCTGCCCGGAATACCGCGCATATTGGTCAGCATCGGCAGCACGGCAAAGGGCAGCATCACATGAACCATGGCGATGAGCACACCGGTTTCATTATGCATGAACCGGATCGGCGTCGCGATCAGCCCCGTATCCATCAATGCGTCGTTCACCAGCCCTGAACGGCCCAGCAGCACGATCCATGCAAAGGATCGGATCAGCACGGATACCCAGAAGGGCAGAAGCACCAATCCCAGCATCAGCGGCCTGACCCGGACCGCGAAATTCGCGATCGTGTAGGCCAGCACATAGCCGAGCAGCAGACAGATCACGGTGGTGATCGCCGCGATGCGGAAGGTCAGCACGAAGCTGACCCGCACCGCATTCGAGTCAAACATTTTGGTGTAGTTGCCGAGCCCGGCTGTGGGCTCGGTGACGGAGATGCCCCAAATGTTGAGCACTGGCCAGATGTAGAAAAGGACCATCACGGCCAGAGCTGGCAAAACCAGCATCCAGTAGCGGAGTTTGTCAGTCATTCGGGGCATTCCTAGGCTCATGTCAGCCGATCAGCGCGTCGATATACAGCTCTTCGGCAGAGACCTGATTTTTGCCATACCACTCGTCGTTGTAGATCACCTGCTTGGCCACGTTTTCGGGGGTGTTCGGGTTCCACTCGGACAGTTCTGCCGGGATGAGCGCGGCGGCGGCGGGGTTGATCGGGCCGTTGCCGATGGCCACGAACCAATCCGCCTGAAGTTGCGGGTCCTGCACGGTGGCGATGAAGTTCATCGCGGTTTCCGTCCCGGCGGGATTGTCCTTCGGCACGACCCACATCCCCGGCTGCAAAAGCGCCCCGTCATAGGTCATCTTGAACGTGCCCGGCTCCATCTGGTCCTTCAGCAGGAAGCCGCGGGTGGAGTAGATATTACCCATCGCAACTTCGCCCTGAAGGAACAGGTTCTGGCTGTCAGAACCCGACCCCCAGACGATGATGTTGTCGCGCAGTTCGCGGAATTTGGCGATGGCGGCCTTGATGCCCTCGTCATCGAGAAACTCGTAGACGTCTTCTTTGGGGACACCCATCGCCTGCGCCGCTGCCTCAAGCTGACCGCGCACGGATTTGCGGAAGGTTCGCATGCCGGGGAAGTCCTCGACGTTCCAGACATCCGCCCATGTCTGCGGCCCCCCATCGGGCAGCATCGTCGGGTTGTGGGCCATCGCATAGGAAAAGACGTAGTTGCCGACGGCAAAGGGCAGGGCGGTGCCGTCCAGCACCTTGCTTTTGTCGACGATGGAGTAGTCGATGTTCTGGATCACGCCCGCGCCGTTCATCACAATCGCCGAGCCTGCCCCGCTGTCGCAGACATCCCAGACCACTGCACCGCTTTCCACCATGGCGCGGACCTTGCCCGCGCTGGGGCCCGCGCCATCGACGCGCACCGGAATGCCGGTTTCTTCCTCGAATGCCTTGCCGAGAAGATCGCGCAGGATGTCCGAGGCCTGACCGCCCCAGTTGCAGACGACCACTTCGCTGGCCTGTGCGATCGCGCGGTTGCCCAGCAACGGCACGAGGCCGAGCGCACCCATGGCAGTCAGGAAGCCACGCCGCGACAGCGTGCCAGCCTTGTATTTCTCTGCTGCGATCTCGGCGAGATCGGACTGAAAATGACGTTCGGAAGTATCCAAGTGATGTCTCCTTGTTGGGAAGCTGTCCTTGTCGTGGGCAGCTCTTCTTGCGCCCGCCGCGAAAAATGCGCGGCTTCGGAACGGGATCGGGTCTCAGGCGTCGGTCAACGGCACGCAGGCGTCGGCATCCCAGCCAAAGCTGACGTCCATGCGCGGTTCGGGCCGCACGCCCGCATGCCAAGTTGGCTGTGAAACCAGCACTTCGCCCAAGACGTCGTGGTCAACGAGCACCTGACAGCGTTCGCCGAGATAGCTGATCTGCCGGACACGGCCGGTAAACGGTTCTTCGCCTGGATGGCCGAGGCGAATGCGTTCGGGGCGCAACGCCAGACATCCAGCCCCCGTTTCCGCCACGCCAGCCGTCGGTTTGACCGCAAATTTCTGACCCGCGGCCTCGGCAACCAGATGCGCGCCCTCGCGGCCCGTCATGCGCGCCTCTATGAAGTTGGATTTGCCAAGGAAATTCGCCACAAAGCGGGTGCGGGGCCAATCGTAGAGTTCGCCGGGCTGACCCTCCTGCTGGATCGCGCCATCTTTGAGGATGAC
This window contains:
- a CDS encoding ABC transporter permease; translation: MTRSPLRLFFSTGSWAILAFLVLPILVVIPVSLTDTTFIGLPKEHLSLQHFDTFLRSPEWLRATWTSIWIGGVVAAASTALGTAFCIGCWFLSDRAAMIARWVMIVPILVPPVVQSLGFYKFWVTLGLIDTHFGVILAHTLLALPYVTISVFAALANLDRRIPQAARNLGASLGMTIRTVILPSIRPGMITGAIFAFIVSFDEIVGVLFLTVRRVETLPKMIWEGIQESVDPVIAAVATILVFITLLVTAAAVARIYATAKPQASS
- a CDS encoding ABC transporter permease, with translation MTDKLRYWMLVLPALAVMVLFYIWPVLNIWGISVTEPTAGLGNYTKMFDSNAVRVSFVLTFRIAAITTVICLLLGYVLAYTIANFAVRVRPLMLGLVLLPFWVSVLIRSFAWIVLLGRSGLVNDALMDTGLIATPIRFMHNETGVLIAMVHVMLPFAVLPMLTNMRGIPGSYMKAARGLGASEWRAFREVYFPQTLPGVFSGGLLVFVLSLGFYITPALLGGGRVMMISEYITYQIQEFLNWGLGAALSVALLGATAVVLLAASRFVNLRKTFLERN
- a CDS encoding extracellular solute-binding protein, with the translated sequence MDTSERHFQSDLAEIAAEKYKAGTLSRRGFLTAMGALGLVPLLGNRAIAQASEVVVCNWGGQASDILRDLLGKAFEEETGIPVRVDGAGPSAGKVRAMVESGAVVWDVCDSGAGSAIVMNGAGVIQNIDYSIVDKSKVLDGTALPFAVGNYVFSYAMAHNPTMLPDGGPQTWADVWNVEDFPGMRTFRKSVRGQLEAAAQAMGVPKEDVYEFLDDEGIKAAIAKFRELRDNIIVWGSGSDSQNLFLQGEVAMGNIYSTRGFLLKDQMEPGTFKMTYDGALLQPGMWVVPKDNPAGTETAMNFIATVQDPQLQADWFVAIGNGPINPAAAALIPAELSEWNPNTPENVAKQVIYNDEWYGKNQVSAEELYIDALIG